In Arthrobacter sp. MN05-02, one genomic interval encodes:
- a CDS encoding ABC transporter permease: MENYLSLFETYDVPAAFWVNIQLSFWAAIWALAVGTVLALFRISPIPSLQWFGAAYVNIFRNTPLTIILAFGFLGLFSVMQISLASDLNLSLFRIAIVGLALYHAAFVCEAIRSGVNTVPLGQAEAARAIGLSFLPAARLIILPQAFRGAIAPLGNVLIALIKNSTVAAAGSVATESSGLMKTMIEFRSDLVIPIFLTFALGFVILVIPIGLLTTWASRKLAVAR, from the coding sequence GGGTCAACATCCAGCTGTCGTTCTGGGCCGCCATCTGGGCACTGGCCGTCGGCACCGTGCTGGCCCTGTTCCGCATCTCCCCCATCCCCAGCCTGCAGTGGTTCGGGGCGGCGTACGTCAACATCTTCCGGAACACCCCGCTGACGATCATCCTCGCGTTCGGGTTCCTCGGTCTGTTCTCCGTCATGCAGATCAGCCTGGCGAGTGACCTCAACCTCAGTTTGTTCCGGATCGCCATCGTGGGGCTGGCGCTCTACCATGCGGCCTTCGTCTGCGAGGCGATCCGCAGTGGCGTGAACACGGTCCCGCTCGGCCAGGCCGAAGCGGCGCGGGCCATCGGGCTCAGCTTCCTGCCCGCCGCGCGCCTCATCATCCTGCCGCAGGCGTTCCGCGGGGCGATCGCCCCGCTGGGCAATGTGCTGATCGCCCTCATCAAGAATTCGACCGTCGCCGCGGCCGGCTCGGTCGCCACCGAGTCCTCCGGCCTCATGAAGACCATGATCGAGTTCCGGTCCGACCTCGTGATCCCGATCTTCCTCACCTTCGCCCTCGGCTTCGTGATCCTGGTGATCCCGATCGGTCTCCTGACCACCTGGGCCTCACGGAAACTGGCGGTGGCACGATGA
- a CDS encoding succinyl-diaminopimelate desuccinylase, whose product MIQPSTTELDLASDVARLTARLIDFESVSGNEAGIADAVEQALRALQHLEVVRDGDCVLARTRLGRAERVILAGHLDTVPLPTTPGSRGTVPSTWEGDLLFGRGATDMKGGVAVQLALAAALSAPSRDITFIFYDHEEVEASLSGLGRVAVSYPEWLEADFAVLLEPTDGTVEGGCNGTARFDVRVTGKASHSARAWMGENAIHGAAEILVRLRDHEPATVRVDGLDYRESLNAVKISGGTAGNVIPDSTVIEVNYRFAPDKTPEQAEQYVRALLDGFSVERTDAAAGARPGLQHPAAAAFVAAVGAEPKPKYGWTDVARFSALGIPAVNFGPGDALLAHTDDEHVQADAVRECLRALTEWLS is encoded by the coding sequence ATGATTCAGCCATCCACCACGGAGCTCGACCTGGCCTCCGACGTCGCCCGGCTCACAGCCCGACTGATCGACTTCGAGAGCGTCTCGGGCAACGAGGCGGGCATCGCCGACGCCGTGGAGCAGGCACTGCGCGCCCTGCAGCACCTCGAGGTGGTCCGCGACGGCGACTGCGTGCTGGCGCGGACGCGGCTCGGACGCGCCGAGCGGGTCATCCTCGCCGGCCATCTGGACACCGTGCCCCTGCCCACCACCCCCGGGTCGAGGGGGACGGTCCCGTCCACGTGGGAAGGCGACCTGCTCTTCGGCCGGGGGGCGACGGACATGAAGGGTGGCGTGGCCGTGCAGCTCGCGCTCGCTGCAGCGCTCAGCGCGCCGAGCCGCGACATCACCTTCATCTTCTACGACCATGAGGAGGTCGAGGCCTCGCTCAGCGGGCTGGGCCGCGTCGCCGTCTCCTATCCGGAGTGGCTGGAGGCGGACTTCGCGGTCCTCCTGGAACCCACGGACGGCACGGTGGAGGGAGGATGCAACGGCACCGCGCGCTTCGACGTTCGCGTCACCGGGAAGGCCTCCCACTCCGCCCGCGCCTGGATGGGGGAGAATGCCATCCACGGTGCCGCCGAGATCCTCGTACGGCTCCGCGACCACGAGCCGGCGACCGTCCGTGTCGACGGACTCGACTACCGGGAGAGCCTGAACGCGGTGAAGATCAGCGGCGGCACGGCCGGCAACGTGATCCCGGACAGCACGGTCATCGAGGTGAACTACCGCTTCGCGCCGGACAAGACGCCCGAGCAGGCGGAGCAGTACGTCCGGGCGCTGCTCGACGGCTTCTCCGTCGAGCGGACCGACGCCGCCGCCGGAGCGAGGCCCGGCCTCCAGCATCCGGCGGCGGCGGCGTTCGTGGCGGCCGTCGGCGCCGAGCCGAAGCCGAAGTACGGCTGGACCGACGTAGCCCGGTTCAGCGCCCTCGGCATACCGGCGGTCAACTTCGGTCCGGGTGACGCACTGCTCGCGCACACCGACGACGAGCACGTGCAGGCCGACGCGGTGCGCGAGTGCCTCCGCGCCCTGACCGAATGGCTGTCCTGA
- a CDS encoding glutamate ABC transporter permease gives MSAQQVLFDAPGPRARRNILIGNIVGVLVVLGILAWVVSALAAKGQLAGSMWAPFLESRTWEFFILPGLLNTLKAAGISIVTSVLFGLVFGVGRLSHSAPIRWFAGLVVEVLRAVPVLLMMIFFWLALGSSGAVQPQDAPLIAVVIALTLYNGSVIAELVRSGVHGLPKGQREAGMAIGLTRNQSLRTIEVPQALIAMLPALISQFVVILKDSALGFIITYPELLQFTRRLGVGEGNVIPSLFVAAAIFIAINFALSSLATRLSTLLSFRTKGRKPAAKGAIAMDAAST, from the coding sequence ATGAGCGCCCAACAGGTCCTGTTCGACGCCCCTGGCCCGCGTGCCCGGCGCAATATCCTGATCGGCAACATCGTGGGTGTGCTGGTCGTCCTCGGCATCCTCGCCTGGGTGGTCTCCGCACTGGCGGCCAAGGGCCAGCTGGCCGGGAGCATGTGGGCGCCCTTCCTCGAGTCGAGGACCTGGGAGTTCTTCATCCTGCCCGGGCTGCTCAACACCCTGAAGGCCGCCGGCATCTCGATCGTCACCTCGGTCCTCTTCGGGCTGGTCTTCGGTGTCGGGCGGCTCTCGCACTCCGCGCCGATCCGCTGGTTCGCCGGGCTGGTCGTGGAGGTGCTGCGGGCGGTACCCGTGCTGCTCATGATGATCTTCTTCTGGCTGGCGCTCGGCAGTTCGGGAGCCGTCCAGCCGCAGGACGCACCGCTGATCGCGGTGGTCATCGCACTGACGCTGTACAACGGGTCGGTCATCGCCGAGCTGGTGCGCTCCGGCGTGCACGGCCTGCCGAAGGGCCAGCGCGAGGCGGGCATGGCGATCGGCCTGACCAGGAACCAGTCACTGCGCACCATCGAGGTGCCGCAGGCCCTGATCGCCATGCTGCCGGCCCTGATCAGCCAGTTCGTGGTGATCCTGAAGGACTCCGCGCTGGGCTTCATCATCACCTATCCGGAGCTGCTGCAGTTCACGCGGCGTCTGGGGGTGGGTGAGGGCAACGTGATCCCGTCGCTGTTCGTCGCCGCCGCGATCTTCATCGCCATCAACTTCGCGCTCTCCTCGCTGGCGACCCGCCTCTCCACGCTCCTGAGCTTCCGGACGAAGGGGCGCAAGCCGGCCGCGAAGGGCGCCATCGCGATGGATGCCGCCTCCACCTGA